A portion of the Pedobacter cryoconitis genome contains these proteins:
- a CDS encoding glycoside hydrolase family 31 protein — translation MEEFEEQGNEITDNENIKEIVESTIQHLNNPVLALKPIVKKYLTRVQEVRQDGNKFFFSDGEASVEVRVVSNEIIRVRLAPHSVFLEDFSYAVPVVDQKVSTFRLDDEEDYYAIATNTVTCKIRKEDFHISFTENLSQLVMSEDASPMHWEENADFGGYYVFATKKCFPEENFFGLGDKSGNMNLRGRHFQNWNTDAYSFGWDQDPLYRTIPFYTGVHQKSAYGIFFDNTFRSYFDFGKEDNEKTSFWSDGGELQYYYIHGPHMMDVVKRYQTLTGTHPMPPKWALGYHQCRWSYYPETKVKEIADGFRSRDIPCDAIYFDIDYMDGYRCFTWNKKHFPDPRKMIKELADDGFKTVVMIDPGIKVDDNYWVFKEGKENNYFCRRSDDYFMEGHVWPGRCQFPDFTNPAVREWWGGLYKELVDMGVAGVWNDMNEPAVFGAGTFPNDVRHNYDGHRGSHRKAHNVYGMQMVRSTYDGLKKLMRNKRPFTITRAGYAGMQRYGCVWTGDNVASWEHLKIGNIQCQRMSVSGVPFCGTDIGGFSGEPDGELFTRWIQLGAFSPFMRAHSAGDTAEREPWSFGEPYTAINRKFIELRYRLMPYLYSVFWEHHRYGFPILRPLVMLEQENVSNHFRQDEFAYGDKILVCPILEQGAISRTVYLPKGQWYNIWTHELLDGGNEHLVDAPLETMPIFIKAGSVIPEYPVMQYVGEKNVDEVLLNIFYANYEVNSFFFEDHGDTFAYEQDIYSEKKFTVKGNDRRLLIQQKLEGLYTPNYETYNYNLIGIPFGVKKVIVDGLEIKDYFTDDRNCLRFKSNKNFSVIQIQGDI, via the coding sequence ATGGAAGAATTCGAAGAGCAAGGAAACGAAATAACGGACAACGAAAATATCAAGGAAATCGTTGAATCCACTATTCAACATTTAAACAATCCTGTATTAGCTTTAAAACCGATAGTTAAGAAATATCTTACCAGAGTTCAGGAAGTTCGTCAGGATGGGAATAAATTTTTCTTCTCAGACGGAGAAGCCAGTGTAGAGGTAAGAGTAGTGAGTAATGAAATTATACGGGTCAGGCTTGCACCACACAGTGTTTTTCTGGAAGATTTCTCTTATGCTGTTCCAGTTGTAGATCAGAAAGTAAGTACTTTCAGGTTAGATGATGAAGAAGATTATTATGCAATTGCAACCAATACGGTGACTTGTAAAATCAGGAAAGAAGATTTTCATATTTCGTTTACGGAGAACCTGTCCCAGTTAGTGATGAGTGAAGACGCCTCTCCGATGCACTGGGAAGAAAATGCAGATTTTGGTGGTTATTATGTTTTTGCAACTAAAAAGTGTTTTCCGGAAGAGAACTTTTTCGGCCTTGGTGATAAATCGGGAAATATGAACCTGCGGGGCCGTCATTTTCAAAACTGGAATACTGATGCTTATTCTTTTGGGTGGGATCAGGATCCTTTATACAGAACAATCCCGTTTTATACAGGTGTACATCAAAAATCTGCTTACGGTATTTTCTTTGACAATACCTTCCGCTCTTATTTTGACTTTGGTAAAGAAGACAATGAGAAGACCAGTTTCTGGTCTGATGGTGGTGAATTACAGTACTATTATATCCACGGGCCACATATGATGGATGTGGTAAAACGTTATCAGACTTTGACTGGAACACATCCTATGCCGCCTAAATGGGCTTTAGGTTACCATCAGTGCCGCTGGAGTTATTATCCGGAAACGAAGGTAAAAGAAATTGCAGATGGATTCCGTTCCAGGGATATCCCTTGTGATGCGATTTATTTCGACATTGATTATATGGATGGCTACCGCTGTTTTACCTGGAATAAAAAGCACTTTCCTGATCCAAGGAAAATGATCAAGGAACTGGCTGACGATGGGTTTAAAACCGTGGTGATGATTGATCCTGGTATTAAGGTCGATGATAATTACTGGGTTTTTAAAGAAGGAAAAGAGAATAACTATTTCTGCAGAAGGAGTGATGACTATTTTATGGAAGGTCATGTTTGGCCAGGCAGATGCCAGTTCCCTGATTTTACGAATCCGGCGGTAAGAGAATGGTGGGGTGGATTATATAAAGAGCTCGTAGATATGGGCGTTGCGGGCGTATGGAATGATATGAATGAGCCAGCGGTATTCGGTGCAGGAACTTTTCCAAACGATGTACGTCATAATTATGATGGGCACAGAGGTTCACACCGCAAGGCACATAATGTTTACGGGATGCAGATGGTACGTTCAACTTATGACGGCTTAAAGAAGCTGATGCGCAATAAACGTCCTTTTACAATTACCCGTGCAGGATATGCTGGGATGCAGCGTTATGGTTGCGTCTGGACAGGTGATAATGTAGCGAGCTGGGAACATTTAAAAATAGGAAATATACAGTGCCAGCGGATGTCCGTTTCGGGAGTCCCTTTTTGCGGAACTGATATCGGAGGATTTAGTGGAGAGCCAGATGGAGAGTTATTTACCAGATGGATTCAGTTAGGCGCATTTTCTCCATTTATGCGGGCACACTCTGCGGGTGATACGGCTGAAAGAGAACCATGGAGTTTTGGAGAGCCTTATACAGCGATCAACCGTAAGTTTATTGAGCTGAGATACCGTTTGATGCCTTATCTGTATTCTGTATTTTGGGAGCATCACCGTTATGGTTTCCCGATCCTGAGACCTTTGGTGATGTTGGAACAAGAAAATGTGAGCAATCATTTCAGACAGGATGAATTTGCGTATGGAGATAAAATATTGGTATGCCCGATTTTAGAACAAGGCGCCATTTCAAGAACTGTTTATTTACCAAAAGGACAGTGGTATAATATCTGGACGCATGAATTACTTGACGGCGGAAATGAACATTTGGTAGATGCACCATTAGAAACCATGCCTATTTTTATTAAAGCGGGGTCAGTTATTCCAGAGTATCCGGTGATGCAGTATGTGGGAGAAAAAAATGTGGACGAGGTATTGTTGAATATCTTTTATGCGAACTATGAAGTGAATTCATTTTTCTTTGAAGATCATGGGGACACTTTTGCATATGAGCAGGATATTTATTCGGAGAAAAAGTTCACGGTTAAAGGAAATGACCGCCGCCTGCTGATTCAGCAGAAACTGGAAGGTTTGTATACGCCGAATTATGAAACCTATAATTATAACTTAATTGGCATTCCTTTTGGAGTTAAGAAAGTCATCGTAGACGGATTGGAAATTAAAGACTATTTTACTGACGATAGAAACTGCTTACGTTTTAAAAGCAATAAAAACTTCTCTGTAATACAAATTCAGGGAGATATATAA
- the glgB gene encoding 1,4-alpha-glucan branching protein GlgB: MAKANQGKPVKENIAVSADAPVWIFSLLTDFDVALFISGKHFRLYEKMGAHLLNVNNTEGTYFSVWAPNAHDVYVTGDFNKWQTTSHRLYKRLDESGIWEGFIPALGKGTVYKYFIKGFDGKDYEKGDPFATRWEHPPQTASVVWDTAYAWKDKTWLKKRPVLNALDNPMSVYEVHLGSWQRDPSEPDRILTYKEIAKTLVPYVLEMGFTHVELMPIMEYPYYPSWGYQITGYFAASSRHGTPQELMYLIEQFHKSDIAVILDWVPSHFPGDAHGLFHFDGTHLYEHADMRKGFHPDWKSYIFNYDRNEVRSFLISNAMYWLDQFHADGLRVDAVASMLYFDFSRKAGDAATNEFGGSENLGAIQFLKDLNESIYTNFKGVHTIAEESSTYPGVTHPVAEGGLGFGMKWMMGWMNDTLKYFKTDPIDRKYNHHQLTFSITYAFTEKFMLPFSHDEVVHGKSSMIYKMPGDEWRKHANLRLLYAYMFTQPGTKLLFMGNEFAQNGEWNFTNSLDWDLLRYKSHSGMQTYVKALNKLYRTEPGLYDFNFSPEGFEWISADDSDHSIYVYTRKGHKAKDTLIVILNMTPVYRQNYKIGLPFKASWKEIFNSDATEYFGSGKLNKTAFVPEASSANGRDYSISINIAPLGAMILKTV, translated from the coding sequence ATGGCTAAAGCGAATCAGGGTAAACCTGTTAAAGAAAATATTGCCGTATCTGCAGATGCACCTGTCTGGATTTTTAGTTTACTGACAGACTTTGACGTCGCTTTGTTTATCTCAGGCAAACACTTTCGTTTGTATGAAAAAATGGGAGCACATCTTTTAAATGTAAACAATACCGAAGGAACTTATTTTTCAGTATGGGCGCCGAATGCGCATGATGTATACGTGACCGGAGATTTTAACAAGTGGCAGACAACTTCACACCGTTTATATAAACGACTGGATGAATCGGGGATCTGGGAAGGCTTTATTCCTGCATTAGGAAAAGGGACAGTCTATAAATATTTTATTAAAGGATTTGACGGTAAAGATTACGAAAAGGGAGATCCTTTTGCGACCCGTTGGGAGCATCCGCCACAAACGGCTTCAGTGGTCTGGGATACTGCGTATGCCTGGAAAGATAAAACATGGCTTAAGAAACGTCCTGTATTAAATGCATTGGACAACCCAATGTCCGTTTATGAAGTCCATTTGGGTTCATGGCAGCGCGATCCTTCAGAGCCTGATCGTATTTTAACTTATAAAGAAATAGCAAAGACCTTAGTTCCATATGTGTTGGAAATGGGCTTTACCCATGTTGAGCTGATGCCGATTATGGAATACCCTTATTATCCATCCTGGGGTTATCAGATTACCGGATATTTTGCGGCCAGTTCCAGACATGGAACCCCGCAGGAACTGATGTACCTGATTGAACAGTTTCACAAAAGTGATATTGCAGTAATTCTGGACTGGGTACCTTCACATTTCCCTGGCGATGCGCATGGATTGTTCCATTTTGACGGAACACATTTATATGAGCATGCTGATATGCGTAAAGGCTTTCATCCGGACTGGAAGTCATATATCTTCAATTATGACAGAAATGAAGTGAGGTCTTTCCTGATTAGCAATGCAATGTACTGGCTGGATCAGTTTCATGCAGATGGCTTGCGTGTAGATGCTGTAGCTTCGATGTTATATTTTGATTTCTCCCGGAAAGCCGGAGATGCAGCAACCAATGAATTTGGCGGTTCAGAAAACCTGGGCGCTATTCAGTTTCTAAAGGATCTGAATGAATCTATTTATACGAATTTTAAAGGTGTACATACGATTGCTGAAGAAAGCAGTACCTATCCCGGTGTAACACATCCGGTAGCTGAAGGAGGCCTGGGTTTTGGGATGAAGTGGATGATGGGCTGGATGAATGATACACTGAAGTATTTCAAAACTGACCCGATAGACAGAAAGTATAATCACCATCAGCTTACTTTCAGCATTACCTACGCGTTTACTGAGAAGTTTATGCTTCCATTTTCTCATGATGAGGTAGTCCATGGTAAATCGTCTATGATTTATAAAATGCCAGGTGATGAGTGGAGAAAACATGCAAACCTGCGTCTTTTATATGCTTATATGTTTACTCAGCCTGGAACTAAACTTCTTTTCATGGGCAATGAGTTTGCGCAGAATGGGGAATGGAACTTTACAAATTCGCTGGACTGGGATCTGCTGCGTTATAAATCTCATTCAGGAATGCAGACGTATGTGAAAGCACTGAATAAGCTATATCGGACAGAACCGGGTTTGTATGATTTTAATTTTTCTCCTGAAGGATTTGAATGGATCAGTGCAGATGATAGTGACCACTCTATTTACGTCTACACGCGTAAAGGGCATAAAGCTAAGGATACACTGATTGTAATTTTAAATATGACCCCTGTATACAGGCAGAATTATAAAATAGGTTTGCCATTTAAAGCATCCTGGAAAGAAATCTTCAATAGTGATGCAACGGAATATTTTGGTAGTGGTAAACTCAATAAGACTGCTTTTGTGCCAGAAGCAAGCTCAGCAAACGGTAGAGACTATTCCATTTCGATCAATATTGCACCTTTAGGCGCAATGATATTAAAAACGGTCTGA
- a CDS encoding GNAT family N-acetyltransferase: MEIWIETERLILREYVVADYKAVHEYASQEKILVYENWGPNTEADTSKFIAEALKLKAAVPRVSFELAIILKEENRLIGGCGFRFDLKEAHKGNLGYIINPLYWRTGYAKEATNALIQFVASELDVKTIDATCDVLNLASQAVLKHCGFFRIKLIKKHFEMKGRVRDTFVYERNT; this comes from the coding sequence ATGGAGATCTGGATAGAGACAGAAAGGTTAATACTCAGAGAATATGTAGTAGCAGACTATAAAGCCGTCCATGAATACGCGAGCCAGGAGAAAATCCTGGTTTACGAAAACTGGGGGCCTAATACGGAGGCTGATACCTCAAAATTTATTGCAGAAGCCCTGAAGTTGAAAGCAGCTGTACCCAGAGTGAGTTTTGAACTGGCCATTATATTAAAAGAAGAAAACAGGCTGATTGGAGGCTGTGGTTTCAGGTTTGATTTAAAGGAAGCCCATAAAGGAAATTTAGGCTATATTATTAATCCATTATATTGGAGAACCGGATATGCTAAAGAAGCTACAAATGCTTTGATTCAATTTGTAGCTTCTGAATTAGATGTAAAGACTATTGATGCAACTTGTGATGTTTTAAACCTGGCCTCTCAGGCTGTATTAAAGCATTGCGGGTTTTTCAGGATCAAGTTGATCAAAAAACATTTTGAGATGAAAGGAAGAGTCAGGGATACTTTCGTTTACGAGAGAAATACTTGA
- a CDS encoding TonB-dependent receptor encodes MKIKVFLFIFLLFSTCKLYAQLPAGSLHGNIISFENEPIPGANVVFQNTKLKTITDANGNFSFKNIPAGTYVLIVSNVGYTATRQNLVIESGKKLKLNLQLSKSKQELNEVAVSGIKNRYKISNSNTSTRMDIPLLTTPQSVQIVSNQVIKDRQAFTLNEISNSFTGMKANNGNGSFSIRGFTAYSPTDASFLLYNGIRGNLFLWSQQPLLYNIESVELLRGPSGALFSEGSPGGVVNFVTKKPQVKERYEFDVAIGSWDFKRLSADLTGPFSKNKKLLYRAIIGYDKSKSFRDYQDKENIFIAPSLTYLFSARTDLNLEINYAHQKTNQQYDNGTYIRTNPDGTFDFNYYPDNLTIQSPTDYGKTDNISATLTFNHQFSDKLKLTAIHRAVNSKLDYTDHIPVGKIRNDSISRSYQDWETSRFSLQTTAYLAYQTNTGLLNHHIITGVDYNRYGWTKNDYQYKPATRISIFNPDYSLDPPAGSVKAQESDDNKRITNLIGVYVQDQVSIGEKIKALLSMRYDSYHAKETPLSARDNKQGDELQASGLIPRIGLVYLPATNISVYASFLKSFNPQTSNNVLSGGPFPTRRATQYEIGYKGDFFNNAIATSVALYQINYANILASAPTEENSHRQEALKGTRSNGIEFSATGTIQNFNIIAGYAYNNHVILSTSTFGKKGDRFSNAPKHIANLWLKYNVAKGAVKGTGIAAGVRYVSDQVGQITNQNFIFPSYTVFDAALNYRRGKYNIQLNAYNLTDKRYFTGSRSSTVTGGLGDPLNYRLGISYLIQ; translated from the coding sequence ATGAAAATCAAGGTTTTTCTCTTTATATTTTTACTTTTCTCTACCTGCAAGCTCTATGCCCAACTGCCTGCAGGATCATTACATGGCAATATTATTTCATTTGAAAATGAACCTATCCCGGGTGCGAATGTGGTTTTTCAAAATACAAAACTCAAAACGATAACCGATGCGAATGGGAATTTCAGCTTTAAGAACATTCCGGCAGGAACCTATGTCTTAATTGTTTCTAACGTGGGTTATACCGCGACCAGACAAAATCTGGTCATTGAATCCGGTAAAAAACTGAAGCTTAATTTACAGCTTTCAAAAAGCAAACAGGAGCTGAATGAGGTTGCAGTCAGCGGAATTAAAAACCGCTATAAAATCTCGAACTCCAACACCTCTACCAGAATGGATATTCCATTGTTAACGACTCCGCAATCCGTACAGATCGTTTCCAATCAGGTAATTAAAGACCGTCAAGCCTTTACATTAAATGAAATCTCCAACTCATTTACCGGTATGAAAGCCAATAACGGAAATGGCTCTTTTAGCATCCGCGGTTTTACAGCCTACTCTCCTACTGACGCAAGTTTCCTACTCTACAATGGGATCCGTGGAAATTTATTCCTGTGGAGCCAGCAGCCTTTATTATATAACATTGAAAGTGTAGAACTACTACGCGGACCATCAGGCGCGTTATTTAGTGAAGGTTCACCGGGTGGTGTTGTTAATTTCGTAACTAAAAAGCCTCAGGTTAAAGAACGCTATGAATTTGATGTAGCTATAGGCAGCTGGGATTTCAAAAGACTATCGGCCGATTTAACAGGCCCCTTTTCTAAAAACAAAAAACTACTTTACCGCGCAATCATCGGGTACGATAAATCAAAAAGCTTCAGAGACTACCAGGATAAAGAAAACATCTTTATCGCACCTTCGCTTACCTATCTGTTCTCTGCCCGTACTGATTTGAATTTAGAAATTAATTATGCACACCAAAAAACGAATCAGCAGTATGATAATGGAACTTATATCCGGACCAATCCTGACGGAACTTTTGATTTCAATTATTACCCGGATAACCTGACTATACAAAGTCCAACTGATTATGGAAAAACTGACAATATATCGGCTACATTGACCTTTAACCACCAATTCAGCGATAAATTAAAACTGACAGCAATACATCGCGCAGTGAATAGCAAACTGGATTATACGGATCACATCCCGGTAGGTAAAATAAGAAATGATTCGATCAGCCGTAGTTATCAAGATTGGGAAACCAGTCGCTTCAGCTTGCAGACTACAGCTTATTTAGCTTATCAAACTAATACAGGATTGCTTAATCATCATATCATTACAGGAGTTGATTATAACCGCTATGGCTGGACTAAAAATGACTATCAATATAAGCCCGCTACACGCATTTCTATCTTCAATCCTGATTACAGCCTGGATCCACCTGCCGGCTCTGTTAAAGCGCAGGAATCAGATGATAATAAAAGAATAACTAACCTTATCGGAGTATATGTTCAGGATCAGGTCAGCATTGGTGAAAAGATCAAAGCATTGTTATCCATGCGCTATGATTCTTATCATGCGAAAGAGACCCCACTTTCAGCAAGAGATAATAAACAAGGGGATGAACTGCAGGCTTCAGGATTGATTCCCCGCATCGGGTTAGTCTATTTACCTGCAACCAACATTTCAGTTTATGCCAGCTTTTTAAAATCATTTAATCCACAAACTTCTAATAATGTATTATCTGGTGGCCCTTTCCCTACCCGCAGAGCGACACAATATGAAATCGGATATAAGGGTGATTTCTTTAACAATGCAATTGCAACCAGCGTAGCCCTTTACCAGATCAATTATGCAAATATTCTCGCCTCAGCACCTACAGAAGAGAATTCTCATCGTCAGGAAGCATTAAAAGGGACAAGAAGCAATGGAATAGAATTTTCAGCCACAGGTACGATTCAGAATTTCAATATTATAGCCGGATATGCCTATAACAATCATGTGATTTTAAGTACAAGTACATTTGGTAAAAAAGGTGACCGCTTTAGCAATGCCCCAAAGCATATTGCCAATTTATGGCTTAAATATAATGTGGCAAAAGGTGCAGTGAAAGGAACTGGGATAGCTGCCGGCGTACGATATGTCAGTGATCAGGTGGGTCAGATTACGAATCAGAATTTTATATTCCCTTCTTATACGGTTTTTGATGCTGCGCTTAATTACCGCAGGGGCAAATACAATATCCAGCTGAATGCTTACAATTTAACAGATAAACGTTACTTCACAGGCAGCAGATCAAGCACCGTTACCGGTGGTTTAGGTGATCCACTGAATTATAGATTAGGCATAAGTTACCTGATTCAATGA
- a CDS encoding sensor histidine kinase — protein sequence MKTTLPTKNLLKVSCCISLVICLFSFSSAFMEGEAIQGALYRSFISFFLLMLISVVNTCLLLIFRTERDTTGQNCSIWFYISSFLISTLVMWTVYNLQNYLVQQGISAKMIVVRVKGDIIYLYILLQGLFVNSILLLLQNFILIQDANNKAQIENSRLSAASSEAAYQLLQQQIQPHFLFNALNILKSLIKKSPERAEDYLLRLSDFLRVSVSGNKHGLATLNEEVKLGIDYLEMQKVRFGEALQFSFVLTKSDKFLPVFSLQPLLENAIKHNELTDEDPLIIEIRQEGDYILVLNNVKLRAVTEYSTGSGLANLAERYKLLSGDEIDIKDDGKFFSVRLKILENENHNYRG from the coding sequence ATGAAAACAACGCTTCCCACGAAAAATCTATTAAAAGTAAGCTGTTGTATTTCTCTGGTGATTTGTCTCTTCTCTTTTAGTTCTGCTTTTATGGAGGGGGAGGCTATTCAAGGCGCACTATACAGGTCATTTATATCTTTCTTTTTGTTGATGCTGATCAGTGTCGTGAATACTTGTTTACTTTTGATTTTCAGGACAGAGCGTGATACAACGGGTCAGAATTGTTCAATCTGGTTTTACATTTCAAGTTTCCTCATCAGTACACTGGTGATGTGGACGGTGTATAATCTTCAAAATTACCTGGTTCAACAAGGGATCTCAGCAAAAATGATAGTGGTCAGGGTTAAAGGGGATATCATCTATCTTTATATTTTACTACAGGGATTATTTGTCAATAGTATATTACTGCTGCTGCAAAATTTCATTCTTATACAAGATGCCAATAATAAAGCGCAGATAGAAAATTCCCGTTTAAGTGCGGCAAGCTCAGAGGCAGCTTATCAATTGTTACAGCAACAGATTCAACCCCATTTTTTGTTTAATGCGCTCAATATTTTGAAGTCCCTGATCAAAAAGAGTCCGGAAAGGGCTGAGGATTATCTGTTGCGGTTGTCAGACTTTTTAAGGGTATCTGTATCAGGAAATAAACACGGACTGGCTACCTTAAATGAAGAAGTGAAATTAGGAATAGATTATCTGGAGATGCAGAAAGTCCGTTTTGGTGAAGCTTTGCAATTCTCCTTTGTGCTTACAAAATCAGATAAATTCCTGCCTGTTTTTTCCTTACAACCTTTACTGGAAAATGCGATTAAGCACAATGAGCTTACGGATGAAGATCCGCTGATTATCGAAATCAGGCAGGAAGGTGATTATATCTTAGTGCTTAACAATGTGAAGTTAAGAGCTGTAACAGAGTACTCTACTGGGAGTGGTTTAGCAAATCTTGCAGAGCGGTATAAGTTGTTGTCTGGTGATGAGATTGACATCAAAGATGATGGTAAATTCTTTTCAGTGCGTTTAAAAATTTTAGAGAATGAAAATCATAATTATAGAGGATGA
- a CDS encoding LytR/AlgR family response regulator transcription factor, protein MKIIIIEDEKLTAEDLADVILKLQPDAQLVTFLKSVKEAVAYFQNAPAPDLIFSDIQLGDGLSFDIFKAVNVAAPIIFCTAYDEYALNAFKTNGIDYILKPFTEATIAQALNKYHALRRGFSDQRVSYDALFDLFVNKIPQKTSSILVAYKDKIIPIKTEHIALFYIANEETRLLTFDQQSYVLNKKLEELEKLSGDDFFRVNRQYLVNRKAVKDAAHFFSRKLVVNLSVSFKEPITISKEKTPSFLDWLARK, encoded by the coding sequence ATGAAAATCATAATTATAGAGGATGAAAAATTAACGGCTGAGGATCTTGCGGATGTGATTCTGAAATTACAACCGGATGCGCAACTGGTTACTTTTCTGAAATCCGTTAAAGAGGCTGTGGCTTATTTTCAAAACGCGCCAGCGCCAGACCTGATTTTTAGTGATATTCAGTTAGGGGATGGGTTGAGCTTTGATATTTTTAAAGCTGTAAACGTTGCTGCGCCTATAATTTTTTGTACTGCTTATGATGAGTATGCTTTAAATGCTTTCAAAACAAATGGTATTGATTATATTTTAAAGCCATTTACAGAAGCAACTATTGCACAGGCTTTGAATAAATATCATGCTTTACGCAGAGGTTTTTCTGATCAGCGTGTATCATATGATGCGCTCTTTGACCTTTTTGTGAACAAGATACCACAAAAAACTTCGTCTATACTGGTCGCTTATAAAGACAAAATTATTCCCATTAAAACAGAACATATTGCCTTGTTTTACATTGCGAATGAAGAAACGCGGCTGTTAACCTTTGATCAGCAGAGCTACGTGCTGAATAAGAAACTTGAAGAGCTTGAAAAATTGTCTGGTGATGATTTCTTCAGAGTAAACCGTCAATATCTGGTCAACCGGAAAGCTGTTAAAGACGCGGCTCATTTTTTTTCCCGTAAGCTGGTTGTTAATCTTTCGGTTTCTTTCAAAGAGCCGATCACAATCAGTAAGGAAAAGACTCCTTCATTTCTGGATTGGCTGGCCAGAAAATAG
- the gap gene encoding type I glyceraldehyde-3-phosphate dehydrogenase has translation MTKIGINGFGRIGRLVFRAALKRGLDIVAINDLVEPDYMAYMLKYDSTHGRFDGTIEVVDGHLVVNGKTIRITAERDPANLKWNEVGVETVIESTGLFLTQADAEKHLTAGAKRVVLSAPAKDDSIPTYVMGVNHDKLTADQTVVSNASCTTNCLAPIAKVLNDNWGIAEGLMSTVHAVTATQKTVDGPSAKDWRGGRGGFSNIIPSATGAAKAVTKVIPELKGKLTGMAFRVPVADVSVVDLTVRLERPATYQQIKDAMKAASEGELKGVLGYTEDEVVSSDFIGDDHASIFDANAGIALNDNFVKVVSWYDNEWGYSSALAKFVEYYGNLK, from the coding sequence ATGACAAAGATTGGAATAAACGGTTTTGGCCGTATCGGCAGATTAGTTTTTAGAGCTGCGTTAAAAAGAGGTCTGGACATCGTTGCAATAAATGATCTTGTAGAGCCAGATTACATGGCCTATATGTTGAAGTATGATTCTACGCATGGTCGTTTTGATGGAACTATCGAAGTAGTTGACGGACATTTAGTCGTTAACGGAAAAACTATCCGTATCACAGCTGAGAGAGACCCAGCTAACTTAAAATGGAATGAAGTAGGTGTTGAAACTGTTATTGAGTCTACAGGGTTATTCTTAACTCAGGCTGATGCAGAAAAACACCTTACTGCAGGTGCAAAAAGAGTTGTTCTTTCTGCTCCGGCCAAAGATGATTCAATCCCTACTTACGTAATGGGTGTAAATCATGATAAATTAACAGCAGATCAAACTGTTGTTTCTAATGCTTCTTGTACTACGAACTGCCTTGCACCAATTGCTAAGGTGTTAAATGACAACTGGGGTATTGCTGAAGGCTTAATGAGTACTGTACATGCAGTTACTGCTACACAAAAAACTGTTGATGGTCCTTCTGCGAAAGACTGGAGAGGTGGACGTGGTGGTTTCTCTAACATTATTCCTTCTGCTACAGGTGCTGCTAAAGCAGTAACTAAAGTTATTCCTGAATTAAAAGGTAAATTGACTGGTATGGCTTTCCGTGTTCCGGTTGCTGATGTATCAGTAGTAGATTTAACTGTACGTTTAGAAAGACCAGCTACTTACCAACAGATTAAAGATGCGATGAAAGCAGCTTCTGAAGGTGAATTGAAAGGTGTGTTAGGTTACACTGAAGATGAAGTAGTTTCTTCTGACTTTATTGGTGATGACCACGCTTCTATCTTTGATGCAAACGCAGGTATTGCATTAAATGACAACTTTGTAAAAGTTGTTTCATGGTATGATAACGAATGGGGATATTCTTCAGCATTAGCTAAATTCGTAGAGTACTACGGAAACTTAAAATAA